CAAATCAACGCCATGCACGACCTGAATCTTGCCAAAACGCTTCACCACATTTTCGAGAACTACCTGTGCCATTTTCTATCTCTCTATGATCGTTAGAAATAGTTGCAGTCGAATCTTCTTGTCGCAACATATGTGTTTTTTACCACCGTGACACTACTGCATTCGAAGACAAAAACCAATATGAAGCCGCTAAAAATTGCTTGAAGTATCGCCAATCATCAAAGCGACAAAACTTGACTCTCGTTTCAGAACCGATTATGAAAAATGCTGAGATGCTTGCTGATTTTTAGGAGCCATGGCGAAATGGACCCGGCCGTTTTCCCTATTTCGTGAGGTTTCCTTAGGTAGTTCCGGCATTTCTCCGGCCCTGCTGGTGATGAGCGATAGTTTGACCTGCTGGACCGGGGATCTGCCCAGTGTTCGTAGAAGCCATTTTTTTAAACACTTACAGGAGGATGACTCATGAAAGGAAAACGTGGATTGACGATCATAGCCATGATGGCGGCATTTGTTCTCTTTGCCGGCCAGGTCTGGGCGGAGCCGATCACCATTGAATGGTGGCACGCCATGCGTGGGGCAAGGGGCGAGACCCTTGACAAGATGGTCAAGGCCTTTAATGATTCGCAAACTGAGTACAAGGTCGTTGCCACCAATAAAGGCGATTACGGTGAAGTCGTCAACGCCGGTGTCGCCGCCTACCGGGCGAAAAAGCATCCGCATATCCTCATGTCCTTCGAAGTCGGCACCATGACCATGATGCTCTCCGGGGCTATATATCCTGTCTACAAGTTAATGGCTGACGAAGGCTATAAAATTGACTGGTCGAGCTACCTGCAGGCCGTCCTTAGCTATTATGTTGATGAAAAAAACAACCTCCTCTCCTTGCCCTTCAACTCTTCGACTGCGGTAATGTATTACAACGTCGATCTGTTCAAGAAGGCCGGTCTTGAAATGCCGTCGAAAACCGTGCCGCTTACCTGGGATCAAATGGGCGAAATTACCAAGAAGCTCGTTGCCGCAGGGGCCAAGAAGGGTTTGGTCACCACCTGGCAGTCGTGGATTCAGATTGAAAACTACAGCGCCATGCACGATATTCCTTTCGCCTCCAAGGCCAACGGCTACGAAGGCCTCGATTGTGAGCTGATGATCAACAACCCCAAGGTGGTAAAACACCTGGAGCGCCTCAAATCCTGGATGGCCGACGGGCGTTTTGCCTATGAAGGACGCGAGTATCAAGGCCCGAACGCCGCCTTCGTGGCCGGCGATGCGGCGATCATGACCGAGTCGGTCAGTGGTATCGGTAATGTCAAAAAGAACGCCAAGTTCGCATGGGACATCGCACCGCTGCCTGTTGAGGCCGATATGAAGCAACCGCAGAACAGTATCATCGGCGGGGCCTCTCTCTGGGTTATGTCTGGGCATCCGAAGAAAGATTATAAAGGTGTTGCCGCCTTTTTGAATTTCCTGGCCCAGAACGATATGCAGGAACTCTGGCATGTGGAAACCGGTTACTTCCCGATTACCACCAAGGCCTATGAATCGCTGAAGTCCAAAGGTTTCTTTGATAAAATTCCCTACCAGGAAGTCGGTATCAAGCAGCTCAACCGGACTGTGCCCAACAAGAACTCCCGGGGTATTCGGCTCGGCTATTTTGTACAGATTCGCAACATCCTTGACGAAGAGATGGAACTGATCTGGAACGGCAGCAAGACTCCGCA
This DNA window, taken from Desulforhopalus sp., encodes the following:
- the ugpB gene encoding sn-glycerol-3-phosphate ABC transporter substrate-binding protein UgpB yields the protein MKGKRGLTIIAMMAAFVLFAGQVWAEPITIEWWHAMRGARGETLDKMVKAFNDSQTEYKVVATNKGDYGEVVNAGVAAYRAKKHPHILMSFEVGTMTMMLSGAIYPVYKLMADEGYKIDWSSYLQAVLSYYVDEKNNLLSLPFNSSTAVMYYNVDLFKKAGLEMPSKTVPLTWDQMGEITKKLVAAGAKKGLVTTWQSWIQIENYSAMHDIPFASKANGYEGLDCELMINNPKVVKHLERLKSWMADGRFAYEGREYQGPNAAFVAGDAAIMTESVSGIGNVKKNAKFAWDIAPLPVEADMKQPQNSIIGGASLWVMSGHPKKDYKGVAAFLNFLAQNDMQELWHVETGYFPITTKAYESLKSKGFFDKIPYQEVGIKQLNRTVPNKNSRGIRLGYFVQIRNILDEEMELIWNGSKTPQQAMADAVKRGNEKLREFEKTNK